A genome region from Vicinamibacterales bacterium includes the following:
- a CDS encoding DUF1828 domain-containing protein, whose translation MTDQSAASIEHDLKRAVCESVRLVPEGLNRYRVFTPFLLDDGDHLAIVLKQDGNRWVLSDEGHTYMHLTYDLDEKDFQKGTRATIIDNALTTFSVEDRDGELRLPIPDQHYGDALYSFVQAILKVSDVTFLTRERVRSTFVEDVKDFLVATAQALPGTEVELNWHDPDHDAEGKYSVDAKISKRGLSPLFVYALPNDDRVRDATIGLLQYERWNVFHRSVGVFENQEGINRKVLARFSDVCEKMFSSFSSNRERITGYIATAVNP comes from the coding sequence ATGACTGACCAATCTGCCGCCAGCATCGAGCACGATCTGAAGCGGGCCGTATGCGAATCGGTGCGACTGGTTCCGGAGGGCTTAAACCGCTACCGAGTGTTCACTCCGTTCCTGCTTGACGATGGGGACCACCTGGCGATCGTGCTCAAGCAGGACGGCAACAGGTGGGTTCTGAGCGATGAGGGGCACACGTACATGCACCTCACGTACGACCTTGACGAGAAGGACTTTCAGAAGGGGACGCGTGCGACGATCATCGACAACGCACTGACCACGTTTTCCGTTGAGGATCGTGACGGCGAGCTCAGGCTGCCGATTCCAGATCAACACTACGGAGACGCCCTCTACAGCTTCGTGCAGGCCATTCTCAAAGTCTCGGACGTGACGTTCCTGACGCGAGAGCGCGTGCGTTCGACGTTCGTGGAAGATGTGAAGGACTTTCTAGTCGCTACCGCACAGGCGCTGCCCGGCACCGAAGTGGAACTCAACTGGCATGATCCAGATCATGACGCCGAAGGAAAGTACTCGGTTGACGCCAAGATTTCCAAACGCGGACTCTCTCCCCTGTTTGTGTACGCGTTACCGAACGACGACCGTGTCCGTGACGCGACTATTGGCTTGTTGCAGTACGAGCGGTGGAACGTTTTTCATCGTTCCGTCGGGGTTTTTGAGAATCAAGAGGGGATAAATCGAAAGGTGCTTGCCAGGTTCAGCGACGTCTGCGAGAAGATGTTCTCGAGCTTTTCGTCGAACCGCGAGCGCATCACTGGATACATCGCAACCGCGGTCAACCCCTGA
- a CDS encoding MerR family transcriptional regulator — protein sequence MPETVQIPNRSLFRQPEVCELAQVQPYVLRSWEAEFADLGVAKTQGGPRVYRRADVERVLRIKHLLFVEGLTLAGARRRLQDEQPAGGFDEGGALEDLLSSDARERILSVRAALRELAMMLASKPGDIASPEFTLDAPVPKPRAARAPAATAKKAGKKK from the coding sequence TTGCCGGAGACCGTCCAGATTCCCAACCGGTCGCTGTTCAGGCAGCCTGAGGTCTGCGAGCTCGCGCAGGTCCAGCCGTACGTGCTGCGCTCGTGGGAAGCGGAGTTCGCGGATCTGGGCGTGGCGAAGACGCAGGGCGGACCGCGTGTTTACCGGCGAGCCGACGTCGAGCGAGTGCTGCGGATCAAGCATCTGCTATTCGTCGAGGGGCTGACGCTGGCGGGGGCGCGGCGGCGGCTTCAGGACGAGCAGCCCGCGGGCGGATTCGATGAAGGCGGTGCGCTCGAGGATCTGCTGTCGAGCGACGCGCGCGAGCGGATCCTCTCGGTGCGGGCGGCGCTCCGCGAGCTGGCGATGATGCTGGCGTCGAAACCGGGCGACATCGCGTCTCCGGAGTTCACGCTCGACGCGCCCGTGCCGAAGCCGCGCGCGGCCCGCGCGCCCGCGGCAACGGCGAAGAAGGCGGGGAAGAAGAAGTAG
- a CDS encoding serine/threonine-protein kinase, translating into MQPPDEETRLADGLATARVATTTPASRGDKAASSSSGSSGFTTTAPDIDHGRFPPGSLLDQRYRIVGRLGKGGMGEVYRADDLRLGQPVALKFLPEDVDRDPARLTQLHTEVRMARQVSHANVCRVYDVGEFEGHTFLSMEYVDGEDLASLLRRIGRFPQDRAIELTRQICAGLAAAHERGVVHRDLKPANIMLDGGGRIRITDFGLAGTSGEVLRAGTPAYMAPEQLAGGEVTPRSDIYALGLVLYEMFTGRRALEAANLAELIVKREQAAIVPPTDVVRDLDEQIERVIMRCLQPDPARRPGSALAVSAALPGGDPLAAALAAGETPSPDMVAAADTSAVLTPALTWAGVGWIVASLAIIVAFYQHVLMVNVVDPPKPPAVLIDRAQDVVQRLGYGTAAASSGAGVTLDLDWARFVGSSTTGADRWQRLHTARPESVLLWYRTGPRTLVPYGSENGLQSDNPPLTTAGMTLVVIDDMGRLAEFVAVPDPKVVAAAPFTNWQALFELAGLSMSGFTPAAPAWVPMVHAEQRVAWEGHIPEVPDQTVRIEAGATGGKPVFFAVAAPWSRSTRTPPSEAPAPPFLRVVRAIASLTMPALMVVGAVLARRNLKLGRGDRRGAFRAAAAVFFLQMAAWLLGSSHVLSFDPELNRFFSAVGQGLFGAAVLWLTYLGLEPYVRRFSPDSLVGWQRLVGGGWRDARVGRDVLIGVAAGLAMTVVFAVHNKIPPLFGRPEPMPVFSDLSPLMGVRFSIAIVLSQMENAVSSGMLATAGYVVFRILLKRRVPAVAAAILCFVWVVLQGLFNPGWPALDLLCGLVITATFVITLDRVGLLATIATLATHFLLLRAPLTTDWSTWRASAGMANLGAVLLLGLSAAYLASRQHARVIRT; encoded by the coding sequence GTGCAGCCGCCCGACGAAGAAACGAGGCTGGCCGACGGCCTCGCCACCGCCCGCGTGGCCACGACAACCCCTGCCAGCAGGGGCGACAAGGCAGCGTCCTCCTCTTCAGGATCGTCCGGGTTCACGACCACGGCGCCGGACATCGATCACGGCCGCTTCCCGCCAGGCAGCCTGCTCGATCAGCGCTACCGGATCGTCGGACGCCTGGGCAAGGGCGGCATGGGCGAGGTCTATCGAGCCGACGATCTGCGGCTCGGCCAGCCAGTGGCGCTCAAATTCCTGCCCGAAGACGTCGATCGCGATCCCGCGCGTCTGACCCAGCTTCACACCGAAGTGCGCATGGCGCGCCAGGTGTCGCACGCGAACGTCTGCCGTGTCTACGACGTCGGCGAATTCGAAGGCCATACCTTCCTGTCGATGGAATACGTCGACGGCGAGGATCTCGCGTCGCTGCTCCGCCGCATCGGCCGCTTCCCTCAGGACCGCGCGATCGAGCTGACGCGCCAGATCTGCGCCGGCCTCGCCGCGGCGCACGAGCGCGGCGTGGTCCACCGGGATCTCAAGCCCGCCAACATCATGCTCGACGGCGGCGGCCGCATCCGGATCACCGACTTCGGCCTCGCCGGCACGTCGGGTGAAGTGCTGCGCGCCGGCACGCCGGCTTACATGGCCCCCGAACAGCTCGCCGGCGGCGAGGTCACGCCGCGCAGCGACATCTATGCGCTGGGTCTCGTGCTCTACGAGATGTTCACGGGAAGACGCGCGCTCGAAGCCGCCAACCTGGCCGAGCTCATCGTCAAGCGCGAACAGGCGGCGATCGTCCCGCCGACCGACGTCGTGCGCGATCTCGACGAACAGATCGAGCGCGTGATCATGCGCTGCCTGCAGCCGGACCCGGCACGGCGTCCGGGCAGCGCGCTCGCCGTGTCGGCCGCACTCCCGGGCGGCGATCCGCTGGCGGCAGCGCTGGCAGCCGGCGAAACGCCGTCGCCCGACATGGTGGCAGCGGCAGACACGAGCGCCGTGCTCACGCCTGCGCTGACCTGGGCGGGCGTCGGCTGGATCGTCGCGTCGCTGGCGATCATCGTCGCCTTCTATCAGCACGTACTGATGGTCAACGTCGTCGATCCGCCGAAGCCCCCCGCGGTGCTGATCGATCGGGCCCAGGACGTCGTGCAGCGGCTCGGCTACGGCACGGCTGCTGCGTCTTCAGGAGCCGGCGTCACCCTCGATCTGGACTGGGCGCGGTTCGTCGGGAGTTCGACGACCGGAGCGGATCGCTGGCAGCGTCTTCACACCGCACGCCCGGAGAGCGTGCTGCTGTGGTACCGCACCGGCCCGCGGACCCTGGTGCCCTACGGGAGTGAGAATGGACTCCAGAGCGACAACCCGCCGCTCACCACCGCGGGCATGACGCTCGTCGTCATCGACGACATGGGACGCCTGGCCGAGTTCGTGGCGGTCCCGGATCCCAAGGTCGTTGCGGCGGCGCCGTTCACGAACTGGCAGGCGCTCTTCGAGCTCGCCGGCCTGTCGATGAGCGGCTTCACGCCGGCGGCGCCCGCGTGGGTGCCGATGGTCCACGCCGAGCAGCGCGTGGCCTGGGAAGGACACATTCCGGAAGTGCCCGACCAGACGGTGCGCATCGAAGCCGGAGCCACCGGCGGAAAGCCCGTGTTCTTCGCCGTCGCCGCGCCCTGGTCGCGCTCGACCCGCACGCCGCCGTCCGAGGCGCCGGCGCCGCCGTTCCTCCGAGTCGTCCGGGCCATCGCGTCCTTGACAATGCCGGCGTTGATGGTGGTGGGGGCGGTACTGGCGCGGCGGAACCTGAAGCTCGGGCGCGGCGATCGCCGCGGCGCCTTCCGCGCCGCCGCCGCGGTGTTCTTCCTCCAGATGGCGGCCTGGCTGCTCGGCAGCAGCCACGTCCTCTCGTTCGATCCCGAGCTGAACCGGTTCTTCTCGGCCGTCGGCCAGGGATTGTTCGGCGCGGCCGTACTGTGGCTCACGTATCTCGGGCTCGAACCATACGTGCGGCGGTTCTCCCCCGACAGCCTCGTCGGCTGGCAGCGACTGGTCGGCGGCGGCTGGCGCGACGCGCGGGTCGGACGCGACGTGCTCATCGGCGTGGCCGCGGGACTGGCGATGACCGTCGTGTTCGCCGTCCACAACAAGATCCCCCCGCTCTTCGGTCGCCCAGAGCCGATGCCGGTGTTCAGCGACCTGAGCCCGCTGATGGGCGTGCGGTTCAGCATCGCGATCGTGCTCTCCCAGATGGAGAACGCGGTCTCGTCAGGGATGCTCGCCACGGCCGGCTACGTCGTGTTCCGGATTCTGCTCAAGCGGCGGGTGCCCGCCGTCGCCGCCGCGATCCTCTGCTTCGTCTGGGTCGTCCTGCAGGGGTTGTTCAACCCGGGCTGGCCCGCCCTCGACCTGCTCTGCGGCCTGGTGATCACCGCCACCTTCGTCATCACACTCGACCGCGTCGGACTGCTCGCGACAATCGCCACCCTGGCGACCCATTTCCTGCTGCTGCGCGCGCCCTTGACGACCGACTGGTCCACCTGGCGCGCCAGCGCCGGGATGGCGAACCTTGGCGCGGTCCTGCTCCTCGGCCTCAGCGCCGCCTACCTGGCGTCGCGGCAGCACGCGCGCGTGATCCGGACATAA
- a CDS encoding serine/threonine-protein kinase: protein MTRAADDSRRAPSSSSGGTTTWTTTEIDHGRFAPGTVFDGRYRIIGRLGKGGMGEVYRADDLRLGQPVALKFLPEAVDRDPARLTQLHTEVRMARQVSHPNVCRVYDIGEFEGHTFLSMEYVDGEDLSSLLRRIGRFPEDRALELARQICAGLAAAHERGVVHRDLKPANIMLDGSGRIRITDFGLAGLAGEVLRAGTPAYMAPEQLAGGEVTPRSDVYSLGLVLYEMFTGRRALQGSNVAELIAKREQAGLTHPSLVVPTLDPAIDRAVMRCLQPDPAMRPASALAVAAALPGGDPLAAALAAGETPSPEMVAAAGTTSALAPLQAFAGLALSLGLLGLCAWLGDRTLVTSRVPMPKPPLILAERAKEILGAIGYPSGVDSAYAFMPSNVLTYATDHPTVVTPARLASGVPAALHFWYRGSPTVMIPQEQRDQVTEDDPAFEISGMTHVVLDPEGRLVRLAVVPPQRDPGWTQQSANWKPLFDAAGLDFAGFTPAAPEWTPTIYADARFAWTGALPGIPGQQLRIEAGSYRGKAVYFHPVAPWTTTSRMPDTVAARRRVSLLSAIRQLVNIGILVAAAMFARHNWRKGRGDRRGAWQLAAFVSLCAVGVWLLDNKHVADPSVEMSRFFTGQPLWAAGLLWILYLAVEPYVRRFWPLTLVSWSRVMARQWRDPLVGRDVLVGVGLALAVRALFAGGTYLNIRLGHPTTPDVPDLQELLSVSMNVARTINQVFNAVLNAIFAVFVMVVLKIVVRREWAASLVAIGLVMGLLVNGAGRGSELAINFITILLVVTIIVLTIQRLGLVATTVAFFVLYVMGNAVITLDTSRWFFGDSLIQLSIPALLAVYGFYASRGGEPIFGAQLLD, encoded by the coding sequence ATGACGAGGGCGGCGGACGACAGCCGTCGGGCGCCGAGCAGCAGCAGCGGCGGCACCACCACCTGGACGACGACCGAGATCGATCATGGCCGTTTCGCGCCCGGCACTGTGTTCGACGGTCGCTACCGGATCATCGGACGGCTGGGCAAGGGGGGCATGGGCGAGGTGTACCGCGCCGACGATCTGCGTCTCGGCCAGCCCGTCGCGCTGAAGTTCCTGCCCGAAGCCGTCGACCGCGATCCAGCCAGGCTCACGCAGCTCCACACCGAAGTGCGCATGGCGCGGCAGGTCTCGCATCCGAACGTGTGCCGCGTCTACGACATCGGCGAGTTCGAGGGGCACACGTTCCTGTCGATGGAATACGTCGACGGCGAGGATCTCTCCTCGCTGCTCCGGCGCATCGGCCGGTTCCCCGAGGACCGGGCCCTCGAGCTGGCCCGCCAGATCTGCGCCGGGCTCGCCGCGGCGCACGAGCGCGGTGTCGTCCACCGCGATCTCAAACCCGCCAACATCATGCTCGACGGCAGCGGACGGATCCGCATCACCGACTTCGGGCTCGCCGGACTGGCCGGTGAAGTGCTGCGCGCCGGCACGCCGGCCTACATGGCGCCCGAGCAGCTCGCCGGCGGCGAAGTCACGCCCCGCAGCGACGTCTACTCTCTCGGGCTCGTGCTCTACGAGATGTTCACCGGCCGCCGCGCGCTTCAGGGCAGCAACGTGGCGGAGCTGATCGCCAAACGGGAGCAGGCGGGCCTGACGCACCCGTCGCTGGTCGTCCCGACGCTCGATCCCGCGATCGATCGTGCCGTGATGCGCTGTCTGCAGCCGGATCCGGCCATGCGGCCGGCCTCGGCGCTCGCCGTTGCGGCGGCGCTGCCGGGCGGCGATCCGCTCGCCGCCGCGCTCGCGGCCGGTGAGACGCCCTCGCCCGAGATGGTCGCGGCTGCGGGAACGACCAGCGCGCTCGCGCCGCTCCAGGCGTTCGCCGGCCTCGCGTTGTCGCTCGGGCTGCTCGGCCTTTGCGCGTGGCTCGGCGATCGCACGCTCGTGACGAGTCGAGTGCCGATGCCCAAACCGCCGTTGATCCTTGCCGAACGCGCCAAGGAGATCCTCGGCGCCATCGGCTATCCGTCCGGCGTCGACTCCGCCTACGCCTTCATGCCGTCGAACGTCCTCACGTATGCGACCGATCATCCGACCGTCGTCACGCCGGCGCGCCTCGCGAGCGGCGTGCCGGCCGCCCTGCACTTCTGGTATCGCGGCAGCCCGACCGTGATGATCCCGCAGGAGCAGCGCGACCAGGTGACCGAGGACGATCCCGCCTTCGAGATCTCGGGCATGACGCACGTGGTACTCGATCCCGAAGGCCGCCTCGTGCGCCTCGCCGTCGTGCCGCCGCAACGCGACCCTGGCTGGACGCAGCAGTCCGCCAACTGGAAGCCGCTCTTCGACGCGGCCGGTCTCGACTTCGCCGGCTTCACGCCAGCCGCGCCGGAATGGACGCCGACGATCTACGCCGACGCACGCTTCGCGTGGACCGGTGCGCTGCCCGGCATCCCCGGCCAGCAGCTGCGCATCGAGGCCGGCTCGTACCGAGGCAAAGCGGTCTACTTCCACCCCGTCGCGCCGTGGACGACGACGAGCCGCATGCCGGATACGGTGGCGGCGCGCCGCCGGGTGTCGCTGTTGTCGGCGATCAGGCAGCTCGTGAACATCGGCATCCTCGTGGCGGCGGCGATGTTCGCGCGGCACAACTGGCGGAAAGGCCGCGGCGATCGGCGCGGCGCCTGGCAGCTGGCTGCGTTCGTCTCCCTGTGCGCGGTCGGCGTCTGGCTGCTCGACAACAAGCATGTCGCCGATCCCTCGGTGGAAATGTCACGTTTCTTCACCGGCCAACCGCTCTGGGCGGCGGGGCTGCTGTGGATTCTCTACCTCGCGGTCGAGCCCTACGTGCGCCGCTTCTGGCCGTTGACGCTCGTGTCGTGGTCGCGCGTCATGGCCCGGCAGTGGCGCGATCCGCTCGTCGGCCGCGACGTGCTCGTCGGCGTCGGGCTGGCGCTTGCCGTACGTGCGTTGTTTGCCGGCGGCACGTATCTCAACATCCGCCTCGGCCACCCGACGACGCCCGACGTGCCGGACCTGCAGGAGCTGCTGAGCGTCTCCATGAACGTCGCCCGCACCATCAATCAAGTGTTCAACGCCGTCCTCAACGCCATCTTCGCCGTCTTCGTGATGGTCGTCCTGAAGATCGTCGTCCGCCGCGAGTGGGCGGCCTCTCTCGTGGCCATCGGCCTGGTCATGGGGCTTCTCGTGAACGGCGCCGGCAGGGGCAGCGAGCTGGCGATCAACTTCATCACCATCCTTCTCGTCGTCACGATCATCGTGCTGACCATCCAGCGCCTCGGCCTGGTGGCGACCACCGTGGCCTTTTTCGTGCTCTACGTGATGGGCAACGCCGTCATCACGCTCGACACGTCGCGCTGGTTCTTCGGCGACTCGCTGATCCAGCTGTCGATTCCGGCGCTGCTCGCCGTCTACGGATTCTACGCGTCGCGCGGCGGCGAACCGATCTTCGGGGCGCAGCTGCTCGACTGA
- the der gene encoding ribosome biogenesis GTPase Der, protein MPAKRPAGVPTVVLVGRPNVGKSTLFNRIAGTRRAIVTPVAGTTRDTFAEPAEWQGMPFSIVDTGGMFGATSDPLHELVVEHGRKAIATADVVVFVVDGREGLVSGDEEIAAALRKVAAPIVVAVNKTDDHRARGRAVEFYALGFEPIVEIAAEHGDGVGDLLDEISARFPEGRREAAPALAEPEIRIAVIGRPNVGKSSLVNRLLKEERSIVSELPGTTRDTVDAVLKWHKRNFRILDTAGIRRPGRVARAGQVESVSVIVARRAIEKADVAVLVIDATEGATDQDATIAGEAQNTGCGVIVVANKWDLMKGRGTDYSKEFDDKLRQQLKFLDYAQILHISARTGERTPKLLEAIDRVAVARLRRVPTGELNRFVQTVTAAHPPASPGRREVRILYAAQTGVAPPEFVFFTNVATSFHFSYERFLMNRLRESFGMEGTPIRIKVRRRAR, encoded by the coding sequence ATGCCCGCGAAACGCCCCGCCGGAGTACCAACGGTCGTGCTGGTCGGTCGCCCCAACGTGGGGAAGTCGACGCTTTTCAACCGGATTGCCGGCACCCGCCGCGCCATCGTCACACCCGTGGCGGGGACGACCCGCGACACGTTTGCCGAGCCGGCCGAATGGCAGGGGATGCCCTTTTCGATAGTCGACACCGGCGGGATGTTCGGAGCGACCAGCGACCCCCTCCACGAACTGGTCGTCGAACATGGGAGGAAGGCGATTGCCACCGCCGACGTCGTCGTGTTCGTCGTCGACGGCCGGGAGGGGCTGGTGTCAGGGGACGAGGAGATTGCGGCGGCGCTGCGCAAGGTCGCGGCGCCGATCGTGGTGGCCGTGAACAAGACCGACGACCACAGGGCACGCGGCCGCGCCGTGGAGTTCTACGCGCTGGGCTTCGAGCCGATCGTCGAGATTGCCGCGGAGCACGGTGACGGGGTGGGCGACCTCCTCGACGAGATCTCGGCGCGGTTCCCAGAAGGACGCCGCGAGGCCGCGCCGGCGCTCGCCGAGCCCGAGATCCGCATCGCCGTCATCGGGCGGCCCAACGTTGGCAAATCCTCGCTGGTGAATCGCCTCCTCAAGGAAGAGCGCTCCATCGTCAGCGAGCTGCCGGGGACGACGCGCGACACGGTCGACGCGGTGCTGAAGTGGCACAAGCGCAACTTCCGTATCCTCGACACCGCTGGAATCCGCCGTCCCGGGCGCGTCGCGCGCGCCGGGCAGGTCGAGTCGGTCAGCGTCATCGTCGCGCGCCGCGCCATCGAGAAGGCCGACGTCGCCGTCCTGGTGATCGACGCGACGGAAGGCGCGACCGATCAGGACGCGACGATTGCCGGCGAAGCCCAGAACACCGGCTGCGGCGTGATCGTTGTCGCCAACAAATGGGATCTGATGAAAGGGCGCGGGACCGACTACTCGAAGGAGTTCGACGACAAGCTGCGCCAGCAGCTGAAGTTCCTCGACTACGCGCAGATCCTTCACATCTCGGCGCGCACCGGCGAGCGCACGCCGAAGCTGCTCGAGGCGATCGATCGCGTCGCGGTGGCGCGGCTGCGCCGCGTCCCGACCGGCGAGTTGAATCGCTTCGTCCAGACGGTCACCGCCGCGCATCCCCCAGCCAGCCCCGGCCGCCGCGAAGTGCGCATCCTCTACGCCGCGCAGACGGGCGTGGCGCCGCCGGAGTTCGTGTTCTTCACCAACGTGGCAACCTCGTTCCACTTTTCGTACGAGCGGTTTCTGATGAACCGCCTGCGCGAGTCGTTCGGCATGGAAGGGACGCCGATCCGCATCAAGGTGCGGCGCCGCGCCCGGTGA
- a CDS encoding HU family DNA-binding protein, with translation MNPEETVSMIKVDIVNEVSRVADITKVKAEVAVDAVFEAMRISMQRGERIELRGFGVFQVKPRKRGIGRNPRTGKEVRIPPGRTIRFKPGKDLQNIGG, from the coding sequence ATGAATCCTGAGGAGACAGTAAGCATGATCAAGGTCGACATCGTCAACGAGGTGTCGCGCGTTGCCGACATCACCAAGGTCAAGGCCGAGGTGGCTGTTGACGCTGTCTTCGAAGCGATGCGAATCTCCATGCAGCGCGGCGAGCGGATCGAGCTGCGAGGCTTCGGGGTTTTCCAGGTCAAGCCCAGAAAGCGCGGCATCGGCCGCAACCCCCGCACCGGCAAGGAAGTCCGCATCCCGCCAGGGCGCACTATCCGCTTCAAGCCCGGCAAGGACCTCCAGAATATCGGAGGCTGA
- a CDS encoding site-2 protease family protein has product MLGVLGAHEMGHYLMCRRYDVDATLPFFIPFPSISGTLGAVIKIREAFPSRRALFDIAIGGPIGGFVVLVPLLFWGMHLSNVLPVPPGMDGYSLGEPLLFKLATWATFGSIPDGSSVNIHPVVFAAWFGMLATAWNLLPFGQLDGGHLTYATLGDASRYFSLATIGGCITMCFVSYSWVVMTVMLIVMLLTLGARHPRVMAEDEPLGAGRYALALFALAMLVICFTPVPIDPLK; this is encoded by the coding sequence GTGCTCGGCGTCCTCGGCGCGCACGAGATGGGACACTATCTGATGTGCCGGCGCTATGACGTCGACGCGACGCTGCCCTTCTTCATTCCCTTCCCGTCGATCTCGGGCACGCTCGGCGCGGTGATCAAGATCCGCGAGGCGTTCCCGAGCCGCCGTGCGTTGTTCGACATCGCGATCGGCGGGCCGATCGGCGGCTTCGTCGTGCTGGTGCCGCTGCTCTTCTGGGGGATGCACCTCTCGAACGTCCTGCCGGTCCCTCCCGGCATGGATGGCTACTCGCTGGGCGAGCCGCTGCTGTTCAAGCTGGCGACATGGGCGACGTTTGGATCGATCCCCGACGGATCGTCGGTGAACATCCATCCGGTCGTCTTCGCTGCCTGGTTCGGCATGCTGGCGACCGCCTGGAACCTGCTGCCGTTCGGACAGCTCGACGGCGGACACCTGACCTACGCGACGCTGGGCGACGCCTCGCGCTACTTCTCGCTCGCCACCATCGGCGGCTGCATCACGATGTGCTTCGTGTCCTACAGCTGGGTGGTGATGACGGTGATGCTGATCGTGATGCTCCTCACGCTCGGCGCCCGGCACCCGCGCGTGATGGCCGAGGACGAGCCGCTCGGCGCGGGTCGCTACGCGCTGGCGCTCTTCGCGCTGGCGATGCTGGTGATCTGCTTCACACCAGTGCCGATCGATCCGCTGAAGTAG